The Parashewanella spongiae genome has a window encoding:
- the ispB gene encoding octaprenyl diphosphate synthase: MDLNAIRALADTDMKAVDQLIYKQLESDVALISQLGFYIVNSGGKRLRPLLSILAAKAVDYSGNDHLKLAAIVEFIHTASLLHDDVVDESMMRRGRQTANAMFGNSASVLVGDFLYTRSFQMMTELNSLKVLRILADTTNVLAEGEVMQLMNLNEPDTSEENYMRVIYCKTARLFEAATQLGGVLADVDESTEKALGEYGKYLGTAFQITDDLLDYTADSEELGKNIGDDLAEGKPTLPLIYALAHGNPDEQKLIRSVIEKADGTQVIDQVIKAFKRTGALEYTQKRAEEESDKAILALNVLPESDYKLALLSLAKIAVKRSS, from the coding sequence ATGGATTTAAACGCCATTCGAGCGCTGGCTGATACTGATATGAAAGCAGTGGATCAGCTAATTTATAAGCAGTTAGAGTCAGATGTTGCACTAATCAGTCAACTCGGATTTTACATCGTCAATAGTGGCGGTAAGCGTTTAAGGCCTTTATTGTCAATTTTAGCGGCAAAAGCGGTCGACTATTCGGGAAACGATCATTTAAAACTTGCTGCGATCGTAGAATTTATTCATACCGCGTCATTACTTCATGATGATGTCGTTGATGAGTCAATGATGCGCCGTGGTCGTCAAACAGCCAATGCTATGTTTGGTAATAGCGCATCTGTTTTAGTGGGTGATTTCTTATATACTCGCTCATTTCAAATGATGACAGAGCTCAATAGCTTAAAAGTACTGAGGATACTGGCTGATACCACAAATGTACTTGCTGAAGGCGAGGTGATGCAATTGATGAACCTCAATGAGCCTGATACCAGTGAAGAAAACTATATGCGCGTCATTTACTGTAAGACCGCAAGATTATTTGAAGCGGCAACTCAGTTAGGCGGAGTGTTAGCCGACGTTGATGAATCGACAGAAAAAGCACTGGGTGAGTACGGTAAATATCTAGGTACAGCGTTTCAGATCACTGACGATCTTTTGGATTATACCGCCGACAGTGAGGAGCTAGGCAAAAACATTGGCGACGATTTAGCTGAAGGCAAACCAACGCTACCACTGATCTACGCTTTAGCTCATGGAAATCCAGACGAACAAAAGCTGATCCGTAGTGTGATCGAAAAAGCCGATGGAACGCAAGTCATCGATCAAGTGATAAAGGCCTTTAAGCGTACTGGAGCATTGGAGTACACTCAAAAGCGCGCAGAAGAAGAGTCAGATAAAGCCATATTAGCTCTGAATGTTTTACCTGAGAGCGATTATAAACTTGCGCTACTTTCTCTAGCTAAGATTGCGGTTAAACGCTCAAGCTAA
- the ung gene encoding uracil-DNA glycosylase: MMTSSWLSFIETETNKPYYQTLQHFITSERNAGKVIYPNEEDVFSAFELTPLNKVKVVVIGQDPYHGPNQAHGLSFSVNKGVKIPPSLANIYKELATDIEGFEKPQHGDLRAWAEQGVLMLNTVLTVEQGKAHSHAKKGWEQFTDKALELLNQQPQQIIFLLWGSHAIKKSEKITNPAHKILQGPHPSPLSAYRGFFGCRHFSSTNQLLEKNAQQPIKWQL, encoded by the coding sequence CTGATGACAAGCTCATGGCTATCCTTTATCGAAACAGAAACTAATAAACCTTACTATCAAACATTGCAGCATTTTATTACGTCTGAACGAAATGCAGGGAAAGTGATTTACCCAAATGAAGAAGATGTATTCAGCGCATTTGAGTTAACCCCATTAAACAAAGTCAAGGTTGTCGTCATCGGGCAGGATCCCTATCACGGCCCAAATCAAGCACATGGATTAAGCTTCTCAGTAAACAAAGGCGTGAAGATTCCACCTTCATTGGCAAATATATATAAAGAATTAGCCACGGATATTGAAGGGTTTGAAAAACCTCAACACGGTGATTTAAGAGCATGGGCAGAGCAAGGCGTTTTAATGCTTAATACTGTACTTACCGTTGAACAAGGCAAAGCCCATTCTCATGCAAAAAAAGGTTGGGAGCAATTCACCGATAAGGCATTAGAATTGTTGAATCAGCAACCACAGCAAATTATCTTTTTATTGTGGGGAAGTCATGCGATTAAGAAATCAGAAAAAATTACCAACCCTGCACATAAAATTTTGCAAGGCCCTCATCCGTCACCGTTATCGGCTTATCGAGGATTTTTCGGCTGTAGGCATTTTTCATCGACCAATCAATTACTCGAAAAAAATGCTCAACAGCCGATCAAATGGCAATTATAG
- a CDS encoding LysE family translocator, translated as MSLSVWFGLLAICCLGAMSPGPSLAMVIRHTVGGSRLHGIVCAWTHSIGIGFYALITLFGLAIIFKQSPLLFNSISLMGAGYLAWMGVKALGSNGGMEQKLAKGDSASLWQAARDGLAISLFNPKILLFFLALFSQFVRDASDHVSQIIIVVTPLLTDGIWYTIIALILSHPAVLPKLREKSIWIDKLSGIVLLLLAARVLFTLEL; from the coding sequence ATGTCATTAAGTGTTTGGTTTGGCCTACTCGCTATTTGTTGTTTAGGCGCAATGTCACCAGGGCCATCTTTAGCTATGGTCATTCGTCATACAGTTGGTGGTAGTCGTTTGCACGGTATTGTCTGTGCTTGGACACATTCTATTGGTATTGGTTTTTATGCGCTAATTACTTTATTTGGCCTTGCAATTATTTTTAAACAATCACCATTATTGTTTAATAGCATTTCATTAATGGGTGCTGGCTACCTAGCATGGATGGGTGTTAAAGCTCTCGGTTCCAACGGTGGTATGGAACAAAAATTAGCAAAAGGTGACTCCGCCAGTTTATGGCAAGCGGCACGCGATGGCTTAGCCATATCACTATTTAATCCTAAAATTTTATTATTTTTTCTGGCCTTATTCAGCCAATTTGTCCGTGATGCTAGCGATCACGTTAGCCAAATCATCATTGTAGTGACACCTTTACTCACTGACGGTATTTGGTACACCATCATCGCACTCATCCTTTCTCATCCAGCAGTACTGCCAAAGTTGCGAGAAAAATCGATTTGGATAGACAAACTTTCAGGCATAGTACTTTTATTGCTCGCCGCCCGTGTTCTATTTACTTTGGAGTTATAA